The Chitinophaga flava genome has a segment encoding these proteins:
- a CDS encoding LytR/AlgR family response regulator transcription factor, translated as MKILIIEDEIKAAKSLAGMIAKIKPEAVVEPIQQSIEGAVAYLSAHEAPDLIFMDVQLSDGLCFEIFRQIKVVSPVIFCTAFGEYAMDAIKSNGVDYLLKPYSAADLETAFGKIDSFRSFFQQQSQPDWQELVRRLDRNDGKTSFLVFHNNRYITVRTEHIAYIYIKYDSPYIVTFQEQKYTISQTLEQLQSQLSVKQFYRLNRQYLVNFDAIKEVEHYSARKLALHLTTPTPEPLLVGKEKITHFLQWMENR; from the coding sequence ATGAAGATACTCATAATTGAAGATGAAATAAAAGCAGCAAAATCGCTTGCAGGTATGATTGCCAAAATAAAGCCGGAAGCCGTTGTGGAACCCATACAACAGAGTATCGAAGGCGCGGTGGCCTATTTATCAGCTCATGAAGCGCCAGACCTGATATTTATGGATGTACAATTATCTGATGGTTTATGTTTCGAAATATTCAGGCAGATAAAGGTGGTGTCCCCGGTTATTTTTTGTACTGCATTTGGCGAATACGCTATGGATGCCATTAAATCGAATGGCGTTGATTATTTGCTGAAGCCCTATTCTGCTGCGGATCTGGAAACGGCCTTTGGGAAAATAGACAGTTTCCGGAGCTTCTTTCAGCAACAGTCCCAACCAGACTGGCAGGAGCTTGTCCGGCGTCTGGACCGGAATGATGGAAAAACCAGCTTCCTGGTTTTTCACAACAACCGGTATATTACGGTACGTACAGAACATATCGCATACATCTACATCAAATATGATTCTCCTTACATCGTTACCTTCCAGGAGCAGAAATATACCATTTCACAAACGCTGGAGCAGCTGCAATCCCAGTTGTCTGTCAAACAGTTTTACCGGCTCAACAGGCAGTACCTGGTTAACTTTGATGCCATCAAAGAAGTGGAACATTACTCAGCCCGGAAGCTGGCTTTACACCTGACAACGCCTACACCGGAACCACTGCTGGTTGGGAAGGAGAAGATCACTCATTTCCTGCAGTGGATGGAAAATCGTTAG
- a CDS encoding MFS transporter translates to MKTKASRWLSMIIVSSAIFLAVIDIFVVNVALPAIKRGLHGTNGELQLVVAIYLLGYSCLLITGGRLGDYYGRKKIFVAGMLLFTISSFLCGLAQSPWQLNVARFFQGITAAMMTPQGVSYIQVLFPEEKERMKAIGIYGIIAGSASVIGQFLGGMLPDTHFAVEGWRLIFFINVPVGIIALVFALLFLKETPRNTSLKFDYGGVALLTPTLFCLVFPVIQGRELGWPAWSIVMLLAAVALFFLFNRNQQKKLAQGKEPLINARLFHYKDFRIGLYASIFYFLVQESYFLITGVFFQDGLGIPSYTTGTYFVFQGIGYVIASILSVKLIQSYGKKVLVAGVLIMILSFILHIFLLVSKDASAFTFSFVLLLYGVGCGSVLPSLLAFSLKGIPQQFAGAASGTYYTAQQSAIAMGAGIVGGVFFYFTGDTPLLTDYLTAYKAAAILSIFMLFIVIGFLLIMPDSKTKTTQKVPAEEFFV, encoded by the coding sequence ATGAAAACAAAAGCATCAAGATGGTTATCCATGATCATTGTGTCTTCCGCTATCTTCCTGGCGGTGATCGACATATTTGTGGTGAATGTGGCCTTGCCCGCCATCAAAAGAGGGCTCCATGGAACAAATGGTGAATTACAACTGGTAGTAGCTATCTATTTACTTGGCTATTCCTGTCTGCTTATCACGGGTGGCCGCCTGGGTGACTATTACGGCCGGAAAAAAATATTTGTCGCCGGCATGTTGCTTTTCACTATCAGCTCCTTTCTTTGCGGACTGGCACAGTCACCCTGGCAATTGAATGTCGCCCGTTTCTTTCAAGGCATTACCGCCGCAATGATGACACCACAAGGTGTCTCCTATATTCAGGTTTTGTTTCCTGAGGAGAAAGAACGCATGAAAGCCATCGGTATCTATGGTATCATTGCCGGCTCTGCATCAGTGATAGGGCAGTTTCTGGGCGGAATGCTACCAGACACTCATTTTGCAGTGGAAGGCTGGCGGCTGATCTTCTTTATCAATGTACCGGTTGGAATAATTGCCCTGGTATTTGCTTTACTTTTTTTAAAAGAAACGCCCCGCAACACTTCCCTGAAATTTGATTATGGTGGTGTAGCACTACTCACCCCCACCCTCTTCTGCCTGGTTTTCCCGGTGATACAGGGCCGTGAACTAGGCTGGCCAGCCTGGAGTATAGTCATGCTCCTGGCAGCCGTCGCACTCTTTTTCCTCTTCAACCGGAACCAGCAGAAAAAACTGGCTCAGGGAAAAGAGCCGCTGATCAACGCACGCCTCTTTCATTATAAAGACTTTCGTATAGGGCTATACGCTTCGATATTCTATTTCCTGGTACAGGAGTCGTATTTCCTGATCACCGGCGTATTCTTTCAGGACGGCCTGGGCATCCCCTCGTATACAACCGGCACTTATTTTGTTTTTCAGGGTATCGGTTATGTGATCGCCTCTATCCTTTCTGTAAAACTAATTCAGTCCTATGGCAAAAAAGTCCTGGTAGCTGGCGTACTGATCATGATCCTGTCTTTTATCCTGCATATCTTTTTATTGGTCAGCAAAGACGCATCTGCCTTTACTTTTTCATTCGTTCTGCTGTTATACGGTGTAGGATGCGGTTCTGTGCTGCCTTCTCTGCTGGCGTTTTCTTTAAAAGGTATCCCGCAACAATTTGCAGGCGCAGCATCAGGTACTTATTACACGGCGCAACAATCGGCGATTGCCATGGGCGCCGGTATTGTAGGCGGCGTATTTTTTTACTTCACCGGTGATACCCCATTACTCACTGATTATCTTACGGCCTACAAGGCTGCTGCTATCCTGAGTATTTTTATGCTGTTCATAGTGATTGGCTTTTTGCTGATTATGCCTGATAGTAAAACCAAAACCACTCAAAAAGTACCAGCCGAAGAATTTTTTGTGTAA
- a CDS encoding alpha/beta fold hydrolase, whose amino-acid sequence MIHRHETFNGTYPFAAHFTAAPGFDMHYVDEGEGPVVLCLHGEPTWGYLFRHLTAQLCTNHRVIVPDHMGFGKSETPADRTYWLQDHIDNLEKLVLDLDLQDITLVMHDFGGPMGMGLAARHPDRIARIVSINAPAAFGQPTLGATLEANTAESPWFTWVIRAAQEGRLEGVLNESHYNILSTLKLNGFERNELITATWLKAYAAPFATPADCRGVLGWAAGFAAGMHQFENPDTIAREKISRLPALCIWGSADQTLHGKYFIPLFRSLFPDGQVYELPQAGHYSPEDAPDAIAWLLSRFLGLNPVGKPTQHIIPVI is encoded by the coding sequence ATGATACACCGTCACGAAACGTTTAACGGTACCTATCCGTTTGCGGCTCACTTTACAGCAGCCCCGGGTTTTGACATGCACTATGTAGATGAAGGGGAAGGCCCGGTAGTACTGTGTTTACATGGAGAACCCACCTGGGGGTATCTGTTCAGGCATCTGACCGCACAACTTTGCACCAATCACCGCGTAATTGTACCAGACCATATGGGGTTCGGGAAAAGTGAAACACCAGCCGACAGGACCTACTGGCTGCAGGACCATATTGACAATCTGGAGAAACTGGTGCTGGACCTGGACCTGCAGGACATCACCCTGGTGATGCACGACTTCGGTGGCCCAATGGGCATGGGACTGGCAGCCAGACATCCTGATCGTATAGCCAGGATAGTTAGTATCAATGCCCCGGCAGCATTTGGTCAGCCCACCCTGGGAGCCACACTGGAAGCCAATACCGCGGAATCGCCCTGGTTCACCTGGGTCATCCGGGCAGCACAGGAAGGCCGGCTGGAAGGCGTATTAAATGAAAGTCATTACAACATCCTGAGTACCCTTAAACTCAACGGATTTGAGCGTAATGAGCTCATCACGGCTACCTGGCTGAAAGCCTATGCCGCGCCATTTGCCACACCTGCCGACTGCCGCGGGGTACTGGGATGGGCCGCCGGTTTTGCGGCAGGCATGCATCAATTTGAAAACCCCGATACCATCGCCAGAGAAAAAATCAGCCGACTGCCAGCCTTGTGTATCTGGGGCTCCGCCGATCAAACCCTGCACGGCAAATACTTCATTCCCCTGTTCCGTTCCCTTTTTCCCGATGGACAGGTATATGAGCTACCGCAGGCCGGCCACTATAGCCCTGAAGATGCCCCCGATGCAATAGCATGGCTGCTCAGCCGGTTTCTCGGCCTCAACCCGGTAGGAAAACCCACACAACACATCATTCCGGTTATATAA
- a CDS encoding TetR/AcrR family transcriptional regulator: protein MPEKVKVRDRILNVATRLFYHQGFNQTGINQIIAEADIAIGSLYNHFPSKNDLLLAYLKKQEDEWFEGMEKFSEGANHPKERILKFVDFRIEQQEQSHFSGCPFTKIIAEIGTLDPKVRQLVEDHKYRQRMLLHGLFRQLDYDGPMDKKLLADNFFLMVEGATINSTISRNIQALESVRKFIKKMIS, encoded by the coding sequence ATGCCTGAAAAAGTAAAAGTGCGGGACCGGATCCTGAATGTGGCCACCAGATTGTTTTACCACCAGGGATTTAATCAAACTGGGATCAATCAGATCATTGCGGAAGCTGATATCGCGATTGGTTCCCTGTATAATCATTTTCCCTCCAAAAACGATTTGCTACTGGCTTATCTGAAAAAGCAGGAAGATGAATGGTTTGAAGGGATGGAGAAATTCAGTGAAGGTGCAAACCATCCAAAGGAAAGGATACTGAAGTTTGTTGACTTCAGGATTGAGCAACAGGAGCAGTCTCACTTTTCCGGCTGTCCTTTTACAAAGATCATCGCGGAGATAGGCACCCTGGATCCAAAAGTACGGCAACTGGTGGAAGATCATAAGTACCGGCAGCGTATGCTGTTGCACGGGCTGTTCCGGCAGCTTGACTACGATGGCCCGATGGATAAGAAGCTGCTGGCGGATAATTTTTTTTTAATGGTGGAGGGAGCTACCATCAACTCTACTATTTCCCGAAATATACAAGCCCTGGAAAGCGTGCGGAAGTTTATCAAAAAAATGATCTCCTGA
- a CDS encoding thioesterase II family protein yields MGINIFCFHFAGGSRFSYHMYNAVAPAGLNIVPVELPGRGDRIQEPLLTDVHLMVEDMFQQIKQQLHTPYAIYGHSLGALLAYLVSARIMQEGLNNPIHLFVSGRSAPSTIRTSTTLVSSLPHTEFIDRLKEYGGFPEDLLADEHIMRFFGPILRSDFRGVENYSYQGPAALQVPITVMIGQEDKTTYENACTWALETSGKVTVKVFPGKHFFIYDHPKEIVQTITTALYTSYISNSSQSSV; encoded by the coding sequence ATGGGAATTAATATATTTTGTTTTCATTTTGCAGGTGGTAGCCGCTTCTCCTATCATATGTATAATGCGGTAGCGCCGGCCGGACTGAATATTGTGCCGGTAGAGTTGCCCGGCAGAGGCGACAGGATACAGGAACCGCTGCTGACTGATGTTCATCTCATGGTGGAAGATATGTTCCAACAGATCAAACAGCAGCTTCATACACCTTACGCGATTTACGGCCATAGTCTTGGCGCCCTCCTGGCCTACCTGGTATCTGCCAGGATCATGCAGGAAGGGTTGAATAACCCCATTCATCTGTTTGTTTCGGGAAGAAGCGCCCCCTCTACTATCAGGACCTCCACGACGCTGGTATCATCCCTGCCTCATACGGAGTTTATCGACAGGCTGAAGGAATACGGCGGTTTTCCGGAAGATCTGCTGGCAGATGAACATATCATGCGTTTCTTCGGTCCCATTCTGAGGTCCGATTTCCGGGGCGTAGAGAATTATAGCTACCAGGGTCCCGCGGCATTGCAGGTACCTATAACGGTAATGATTGGCCAGGAAGATAAAACGACTTACGAAAATGCCTGCACCTGGGCACTGGAAACCTCCGGGAAGGTGACGGTAAAGGTTTTCCCAGGCAAACATTTCTTTATCTATGATCATCCTAAAGAAATCGTTCAGACGATTACTACCGCTTTGTATACCTCTTATATTTCAAATTCTTCACAATCATCTGTTTAA
- a CDS encoding outer membrane beta-barrel family protein — protein MNYKILAGMVMLLLILFAQATPAKTHSILEGQINGQVMDAGNSPVPFAAIYLIKATDSAVVGRMLTDATGQYQFSGIAAGDYLIKVTVLGFNTAYSGLIRLSADATFNAGTITITPSVTTLSAVEIAGRKATVERKADRFVLNVEKSAMAAGNSIDLLKSTPFVSLSSSNEVKLQGRKTMFLVDGKPVPEASVQDILQMIPAGNIATIELITNPSSKYDAAYGAVINIITRKKQLEGITGNIRAEGAQGKYGEYGANGRLTYKKNQTTLFGMAGYTKRDQQSFNGMDKELGPTQNTDLITENITRTFYQHIYSLQAGAEFGLTDNQTLGILATGRINRSTGLFESQNDFSRLHSPLDSSLFTGSPLNNKGATYNFNLNYHLISDSGKNELTLLTTYTPYRSDFFQSFTSRLADAKGNTIRTPADYRIDNKTDIDIYIAQADYTHSFSGKWKLESGLKYQYTNSANDILYEDNSSGKFVKTPDFSSNNHLKESIYAGYAIASKDWGKNKIEAGVRAENTSAEYIGNFSQHYFKLFPTFTFQHDFNDQYNFNLSYKKTISRAPYNELVPYTIFINQYTVFTGNPALQPQIDQIIALNTTLKKVNISFVYTLTKGMFGQFPLRQDYDSKVTYFATQNLDNASDFHIDIFYPQRITSWWSTENSGSAFGYSNAEGTVLGKSFSLSSTWFNVKSSHTFECSKNVKLEIVAYYTSALTSELTKIGSVGNIDASLLINILQNKGQIRISGTDILQRNVYYSAQYFDMYRSQKNRYVDSRRLGIGFTYNFGKTKIATPPKKLGNNDALQRIQ, from the coding sequence ATAAAATTTTAGCAGGGATGGTTATGCTGCTGCTTATCCTGTTTGCGCAGGCCACACCGGCTAAAACACATTCCATCCTGGAAGGACAGATCAACGGCCAGGTAATGGATGCAGGTAATTCGCCGGTACCATTTGCCGCGATATACCTCATAAAAGCCACCGATTCTGCGGTGGTTGGCCGCATGCTAACCGATGCCACAGGGCAGTACCAGTTCTCCGGTATAGCTGCCGGCGACTATTTAATAAAAGTAACCGTGCTGGGCTTTAATACTGCCTATTCCGGATTAATCAGGCTGTCAGCTGACGCCACTTTCAACGCAGGCACCATCACCATTACGCCTTCGGTCACCACGCTGAGCGCAGTAGAGATAGCAGGCCGGAAAGCTACCGTCGAAAGAAAAGCCGACCGTTTTGTCCTGAACGTAGAAAAAAGCGCCATGGCTGCCGGCAACTCCATAGACCTTCTTAAATCAACACCTTTTGTATCGCTGTCTTCATCCAATGAAGTAAAACTGCAAGGCCGGAAAACAATGTTCCTCGTTGATGGTAAACCCGTGCCGGAAGCCTCTGTACAGGATATCCTGCAAATGATCCCCGCCGGCAACATCGCTACGATAGAACTGATCACCAATCCCTCTTCTAAATATGATGCCGCTTACGGCGCTGTCATCAATATCATCACCAGAAAAAAACAACTGGAAGGCATCACCGGCAATATACGCGCTGAAGGTGCACAGGGCAAATATGGAGAATACGGCGCCAACGGCAGGCTCACCTATAAAAAGAACCAGACAACACTTTTTGGCATGGCCGGCTATACGAAAAGAGACCAGCAGTCTTTTAACGGCATGGACAAAGAACTGGGTCCAACGCAAAACACAGACCTTATTACAGAAAACATCACCAGAACATTCTATCAGCATATTTATTCCCTGCAGGCAGGCGCCGAATTCGGCCTGACAGACAACCAGACACTCGGCATACTGGCCACCGGCAGGATCAACCGCAGCACCGGCCTCTTTGAATCACAGAATGACTTCAGCAGACTACATTCCCCACTGGACTCTTCTTTATTCACCGGCAGCCCGCTTAACAACAAAGGCGCTACCTATAATTTTAATCTGAACTACCATTTAATCAGTGACTCCGGTAAAAACGAACTGACATTACTCACTACGTATACCCCTTACCGTAGTGACTTCTTCCAGTCATTCACCTCCAGGCTAGCAGATGCCAAAGGCAATACCATCCGGACTCCGGCAGATTACCGCATTGACAACAAAACAGATATTGACATCTACATTGCGCAGGCTGACTACACCCACAGCTTCTCCGGAAAATGGAAACTGGAAAGCGGACTTAAATACCAGTATACCAATTCTGCAAACGATATTCTGTATGAGGACAACAGCAGCGGTAAGTTTGTGAAGACACCTGACTTCTCCAGCAACAATCACCTGAAAGAGTCCATTTATGCGGGTTATGCGATTGCCTCCAAAGACTGGGGCAAAAATAAGATAGAAGCCGGTGTAAGAGCGGAAAACACCAGTGCAGAATATATAGGTAATTTCTCACAACACTATTTTAAGCTCTTCCCCACTTTTACCTTTCAGCACGATTTTAATGATCAGTACAACTTCAATCTGTCGTACAAAAAAACGATCAGCCGTGCACCATATAATGAGCTGGTCCCCTATACCATCTTTATCAATCAATATACCGTATTCACCGGCAATCCGGCGCTACAGCCTCAGATCGATCAGATCATCGCCCTTAATACAACTTTAAAAAAGGTGAACATATCCTTCGTTTATACCCTTACCAAAGGTATGTTCGGGCAGTTTCCACTCAGACAGGACTATGATTCCAAGGTCACCTACTTCGCCACTCAGAATCTGGACAATGCCAGTGATTTCCATATAGACATCTTTTATCCGCAGCGTATCACCAGCTGGTGGAGTACAGAGAACAGCGGATCTGCCTTTGGATACTCCAACGCAGAAGGAACGGTGCTGGGAAAATCTTTCAGCCTATCTTCCACCTGGTTTAATGTGAAGTCCAGCCATACTTTTGAATGTTCGAAAAATGTGAAACTCGAAATAGTAGCTTATTATACTTCAGCCCTGACTTCAGAACTCACCAAAATTGGCAGTGTGGGTAACATAGATGCCTCCCTGCTGATCAACATCCTCCAAAACAAAGGACAGATAAGGATTTCAGGCACAGATATCCTGCAAAGGAACGTATATTATTCCGCGCAATATTTTGATATGTACCGCTCACAGAAAAACAGATACGTAGATAGTCGCAGGCTGGGTATTGGGTTTACCTATAACTTTGGTAAAACCAAAATAGCCACGCCACCTAAAAAACTGGGTAATAATGATGCTTTACAAAGAATACAATAA